In Prionailurus viverrinus isolate Anna chromosome F2, UM_Priviv_1.0, whole genome shotgun sequence, the sequence agcacagagcctgacacggggctcaaactcacagactgtgagatcatgacctgagccgaagccagatgcttaaccgactgagccacccaggcgtccctgaaataGGATTTTAAACAGAAGGAACCTATGTTACTAAGCTCTAGTAATATAGTAACTTTAGGGAAGTTCACTAAACCACCTTTGATAAAGTGTGAGACAACCaaagagagagataataaaacaaataaaaaacaggacAACTGTTCAACTCATAGAAAAGCTTTCCAATTAAAAAGAGTGATAAGAAGgaagttttatttcagaaaaaaaaaattatttcttacctGAATAGGCTTTCTGCAGTCAAGGAATCTAAAACCATAGCAAGAATATGctttaaatttctatattttaattctgttaaGACGTCCAGTTTCTCTATACCCATTTTCTTGCCAATCAGTCCTGTAAGTACACACTGTAGCACGGCTATTTGCCCCCCATCCCTTTCTTCTAAGAATTCATGTGCACCATTCTgctggaatctttttcttttgtttctcatgAAGAGCTCGTGCACTAACTGCAAGGCTGGGGTCTTTGATAAATTCTTAAAGCTTAACATCTTAGTGTCACTGCTCAGCTGACTCTCTGAGTGGTCTGAGGCAGCTGCTGGTGTTGTTTTAGAGTCAGAGTGGTCAGTCTGCTTTTCCCCTTCTGTCTCAGATTGTGAGCCATGCTCCTCCAGGGTGGACAATCTTCTCAGCCTTCTAAGATGCCTTGACTTTTTTATGGTGCTCCCCACCCTGACAGTTCCCTTATGTTTCTGAAGTTCTTGAAAAGAACCCTCCTGGTCAGAGAGGGAATCTTCTGATTTTTCCAAGCAAAGTGAGTTAAAACCACTGTCTTCAGGTGTTGAAATATTGCCCCTCACTTTAGTTGAAGGGGAGAGCCTTTGACTTGCATTAAATTTAATGTTTGCTACAAGATTACTTATTGGAGTCACACGTATGTCCTCATCTGTCCCACAAGTTGTTCCACTAACAGAGGAGCCCAGAGGTTTGGGATATGTATTCTCATCATTAACAAACAGACTGCTATCACTAAGGTCATATGTGATAGAGTCTCTAAAACTATTGCCCTGAATCGGAGATAGACATTCAACTTCAAACAGGCTACAGTCATCTTTGGAATCATCAACCGTGGAAGTCTTCTGTTGAGAAAAATTAAGTCTCAATTTTTGACTGCTAGAGGTTGCTTCTTCTGTCTTCAAAGTACTAGTAACTAAAGGACTAAAACTGTTTTGCCGTGGAAGACCTGAAACATggcttggaatatttttttctaagttgagGACTTGGTTCATACTACTTTCTAGAGAACTATTTTGTGATTCAAAGTCCCCTGTTAGAAGAGAGAAAGATATGTCCAACCTTCTGCGCTGCAAAAATTTTTTCCCACTGAGTTTAGGAGTTTCACAAAGTTCGgggcttttctccttttccttcctagaAAAGACACCTCTCTTTTTTTGAGTTGGAGATTCTAAAGGATGAGTCAAGCCCAGATCTGAAGTTTCAGGATGTTCATGGATTAATGGTgggccttttcctttctttccaaataattCTTTACCTGTATTCTCATCGTTGCAAGGCTGTAACAACTCATTGTAGCCACTGTCTTGAAATGAAGATGTGGAACAGTAGCTTCTGAAGCTGGAATATGTGAAATTGACAGGAGAGTCCACCTCATTTTCTGCTCCAGGGCAAGTCTGACCTAAATGTCTCTCTGACATCTTCAAAAGCTCTGTTTctacagaggaaaacaaatgttATTCTTCCTTTGAAATGAGGAGTTTGGCAGCTTACACCAAAATACATTTGTTAGGACTATAGATAATAATAGAAAATGCTAtggcaataaaaaaaagttactttaaaaaacaaatctactCTAATATATACTCAAGTGTATCTTACTTAAGCCAACTTTTAACATCCTAAAAACCAAAACTTTTGGGTTATACATATTCACGGATTACTTGATAAGCTTAGTCTAAGCACCACgcacaaatattttcttgaactacacttgagaaaaaaaatctgacgGCATCATTTTTAGATAACCTCATGATATTAACAGCATTGATGTGCATaattatagttttaatattttagctATTTCTCTTGGCCTGTATCTAGTCAGTTGGATATTTCCCTTCAAAATTCTGGGTTATAAGTAAAGCTGCTTAAGCAAACTATATGCTAATTTTTAAACACGTCTCTGGAAAGGTGTCAAATGAGTGCTGTCACTAGATTTAACTGCAATTTGGCTAAGCAACTCCAGGATAATGTTATTCATACTTGTAACATAGGCCTGTCACAGAAATCCAGTCCCCATGACTGCTCTCAACGTCTGAATTTCCAGACTCACTACTTTGAAAAGACTTCCTGGCTTATTGATAAATTACTAATACATTCTTCTTGAGCTAACTAAAATGAACCAGTGCCACAAAGACATAGGGCCATTACAAACTTGGCATGTTATGCTTATTCATGtgtcattttgtaaatattttgagaCATAACATCCACTTGCAGGCCTGATTTCACAGATAACAGACAACTATTTATGGGAAATGCACCCtttataatattcttgaaattGCAAGGACAGAATTCAAGTAAATTACTTAATAAGTTACTCAGTAATTATATTTGTAAGAAACAACACAAGGAAATACTCTATTCCTTAATACTCTATTCCTTTTTAAACAGTATTATCACATCCCTTCTTTTTATAAACTCAAATCTTAACCCAGAGGGCACTAAGGGAAGAAAATCATCACAGTTTCTGGTATTTTTCCAGATTATTCAAAGGACACTAAGAAAACtgtcattcttttaaagttttctcgAGACCAAATGCATGGGTTTTCTCTATTAAAAGATCCTAGGAAGAAAAATTTTAGTTGACTACAATGGGAAAGGAATATATTTATGCCTAGGTTACACCAGTTAAGTATACAAGTGAATGagttcttaaaaacaacaaatcacTACtccaaccacaaaacaaaacagtttcttTATGGTAAAATGATCACTGGAAGATTATTACTGGGCAAAGTATCTATGTGTTTTTCAACCTTTTAAACTTACATTCAATTTTGGTAAATTTGATACATGTTCTCTTCCCATCTAGATCCCCTCAGATCATGAGAATGGCTGCTATCTTCTGTACGTGCTTACCAGCCAAGATCATCAAACTTTGCTTTCtataatttgtattatattttcaaacaaaatattaagtTAATGACATATAATGAGCTACCAAATTACACCTCTACCCATGAATATTTCCCCCTGAGAATCATTCTATTAAGTTAAAATTAGGTCGCAAAATCCTTCTAAAAAGAGCAAATGTAACAATTCGACGTCACCACTAGGTGTCTCACAGTGCTAGAATCTGGGAAACCGAGGCAAATTGTTAGAAACAAAATGGGGATGCAGATATaatcctctccccccac encodes:
- the FBXO43 gene encoding LOW QUALITY PROTEIN: F-box only protein 43 (The sequence of the model RefSeq protein was modified relative to this genomic sequence to represent the inferred CDS: inserted 2 bases in 1 codon), which encodes MGRDRDHEVRKPGCACGGGGRVGKGRLLWEKPDLSLRIAGRPAGASRSWRKGRRGARRGGAAARSGYSGRAVQTEGGNLGGPTRTWRGGCHSRASLGARRRLLPDAPSGGCLSPLPPGPAARSVRARLGLQRGAPKPASCPLAPLLVTPTRPRPLGGVLGPEPWRRNRGDPGPPPAWPWEGRGGRSRAKGRPGETVNHPPADSTLGKSMTALRLTLHFQKPDLGKIPQQSERFSCLEALITXTSKSSRFTDETELLKMSERHLGQTCPGAENEVDSPVNFTYSSFRSYCSTSSFQDSGYNELLQPCNDENTGKELFGKKGKGPPLIHEHPETSDLGLTHPLESPTQKKRGVFSRKEKEKSPELCETPKLSGKKFLQRRRLDISFSLLTGDFESQNSSLESSMNQVLNLEKNIPSHVSGLPRQNSFSPLVTSTLKTEEATSSSQKLRLNFSQQKTSTVDDSKDDCSLFEVECLSPIQGNSFRDSITYDLSDSSLFVNDENTYPKPLGSSVSGTTCGTDEDIRVTPISNLVANIKFNASQRLSPSTKVRGNISTPEDSGFNSLCLEKSEDSLSDQEGSFQELQKHKGTVRVGSTIKKSRHLRRLRRLSTLEEHGSQSETEGEKQTDHSDSKTTPAAASDHSESQLSSDTKMLSFKNLSKTPALQLVHELFMRNKRKRFQQNGAHEFLEERDGGQIAVLQCVLTGLIGKKMGIEKLDVLTELKYRNLKHILAMVLDSLTAESLFSVWKVSRNWREIIVQDKNANRRRKFYISQLKTDSEGALLNVEDAATRLHLSNRSALRSVQAQARIPGFQKEQVSTRSPWGEVLTPIASSSVTHLSSKQEEYVKVAKTLFIDEALKPCPRCQSPAKYQPYKKRGLCSRTACGFDFCVLCLCAYHGSEECSRGAAKPRNRKDALPGSAQSKRNLKRL